A single window of Leeuwenhoekiella sp. MAR_2009_132 DNA harbors:
- a CDS encoding Crp/Fnr family transcriptional regulator, producing the protein MIDQFLNKLSSLSYLSDSTRDLLKPFISIKFFEKGDFILKQEEICRDLFYIQSGFAREYYFKKGKDVTEWFAGTGSFCFSIESYFNDTPSNLIIEALEPSKVIFLSKEGLMGLDKNNIEISRLATNFFSNSLIASQRRMESIHFQSAKERYLYLIEQQPKILHKVPLSHIASFLGITQETLSRIRSKI; encoded by the coding sequence ATGATAGATCAATTTCTCAATAAATTGAGCAGCCTAAGCTATTTAAGTGATTCCACACGAGATTTGCTTAAACCGTTTATAAGTATCAAATTTTTTGAAAAAGGTGATTTTATATTAAAGCAGGAAGAAATTTGTCGAGATCTCTTTTATATACAAAGCGGATTTGCCAGAGAATACTATTTTAAAAAAGGCAAGGATGTCACTGAATGGTTTGCGGGTACCGGAAGTTTTTGTTTTTCAATTGAGAGTTATTTTAATGATACGCCCAGTAATTTAATTATTGAGGCCCTTGAGCCTTCAAAAGTTATTTTTCTTTCTAAAGAAGGTCTTATGGGCCTAGATAAAAATAATATAGAAATCTCCCGGTTGGCTACAAACTTCTTTTCTAATTCACTAATCGCATCTCAGCGACGTATGGAAAGTATCCATTTTCAAAGTGCAAAAGAACGTTACTTATACCTCATTGAGCAACAACCTAAAATCCTTCACAAAGTACCACTCTCACACATTGCTTCCTTTTTAGGAATTACTCAGGAAACGTTAAGTCGTATCAGATCAAAAATATAG
- a CDS encoding VF530 family DNA-binding protein — MEQPNNPLHGLTLKVILERLVAHYGWEELADRIKINSFKTNPSINSSLKFLRKTDWARNKVENLYLKTKNISDS; from the coding sequence ATGGAACAACCCAATAATCCCTTACACGGTTTAACTCTAAAAGTTATACTTGAACGTCTTGTTGCTCATTATGGCTGGGAAGAATTAGCAGATCGCATTAAAATAAATAGTTTTAAGACAAATCCCTCAATAAACTCTAGTTTAAAGTTTTTGAGAAAGACAGACTGGGCTAGAAATAAAGTAGAAAACTTATATTTAAAGACTAAAAATATTAGCGACTCTTAA
- a CDS encoding SDR family NAD(P)-dependent oxidoreductase: MSQQESELSNAYSAEDIAKCIEVLEHLNTNTNLIFELPKEQRIALLKSTGKLSRPNRDEFSRRKKDAKKAQKRKQAARDKAARKETGIRSAREASIFTAPKLLAAADLSAIETQELQTPRNCYVCKTEFTKLHHFYDTMCTECGDFNYAKRFQNADLTGQVAIITGSRLKIGYHITLMLLRAGATVVATTRFPVDSAIRFSKEDDYHVWADRLKIHGLDLRHIPSVEIFCNYIEQRYDRLDILINNAAQTVRRPAGFYQHLMPNEEKPLAELPKFIRQTLEDHIECLDELKSLGTTASANRNMPVTWHGPEPGIGIRASAKLSQIPYSFDNSLQASEVFPEGKLDADLQQVDLRKTNSWRLKLGEIETTEMIEVQLVNSVAPFVLCNRLSELMKKENTGKKHIINVSAMEGKFHRFFKEDRHPHTNMAKAALNMLTHTAAGSLAKEGIFINAVDTGWVTDEDPAELAKRKIEEHDFQPPLDIVDGAARVIDPLFDGINTGKHWSGKFLKDYFPIDW; encoded by the coding sequence ATGTCACAACAAGAATCAGAATTATCTAATGCATATTCTGCAGAAGATATTGCTAAATGTATTGAAGTTTTAGAACATCTAAATACCAATACAAACCTCATTTTTGAATTACCTAAAGAGCAGCGTATTGCACTTTTAAAGTCTACAGGAAAATTGTCAAGGCCTAACCGTGACGAGTTTTCACGTAGAAAAAAAGATGCTAAAAAAGCGCAAAAGCGCAAACAGGCTGCACGAGATAAAGCGGCTCGCAAAGAAACCGGTATTCGCAGCGCTCGTGAGGCTTCAATATTTACGGCTCCTAAACTTCTTGCTGCAGCAGATCTTAGTGCTATAGAAACTCAAGAATTACAGACACCTCGCAATTGCTATGTTTGTAAAACTGAATTCACAAAATTGCACCACTTCTACGATACTATGTGCACCGAATGCGGAGATTTTAATTACGCCAAGCGTTTTCAAAATGCGGACTTGACTGGGCAGGTAGCTATAATTACCGGATCGCGTCTTAAAATAGGCTATCACATCACATTAATGTTATTACGTGCAGGGGCAACAGTTGTTGCAACCACACGGTTTCCAGTAGATTCTGCAATACGTTTTTCTAAAGAAGATGATTACCACGTCTGGGCAGATCGTTTAAAAATACACGGGCTTGATTTACGTCATATTCCCAGTGTTGAAATTTTCTGTAATTATATAGAGCAGCGCTATGACCGTCTGGACATTCTTATAAATAATGCAGCACAAACTGTGCGAAGACCTGCAGGATTCTATCAGCATTTAATGCCTAATGAAGAAAAACCATTAGCAGAACTACCTAAATTTATTAGACAAACTCTAGAGGATCATATAGAATGTCTTGATGAACTTAAGTCCTTGGGGACTACAGCAAGTGCAAACCGAAATATGCCTGTAACCTGGCATGGTCCTGAACCGGGAATAGGAATACGGGCTTCAGCAAAATTATCGCAGATACCCTATAGTTTTGACAACTCGTTGCAAGCTTCAGAAGTGTTTCCTGAAGGTAAACTAGATGCAGATTTACAGCAGGTAGATTTGCGTAAGACAAATAGCTGGCGCTTAAAGCTGGGAGAGATAGAAACTACAGAAATGATTGAGGTACAACTGGTTAATTCAGTCGCTCCATTTGTTTTGTGTAACCGTCTTTCAGAACTAATGAAGAAAGAAAATACTGGCAAAAAGCACATCATAAATGTATCTGCTATGGAAGGTAAATTTCATCGCTTTTTTAAAGAAGATCGTCACCCACATACTAACATGGCTAAAGCAGCCTTGAATATGTTGACACATACTGCTGCCGGGAGTCTTGCTAAAGAAGGTATTTTTATAAACGCTGTAGATACAGGCTGGGTAACAGATGAAGACCCTGCAGAATTGGCAAAGCGTAAAATTGAAGAACACGATTTTCAACCGCCACTTGATATTGTAGATGGTGCTGCCCGTGTAATTGACCCGTTGTTTGATGGTATTAATACCGGTAAACACTGGAGCGGTAAATTTTTAAAAGATTATTTCCCCATAGACTGGTAA
- a CDS encoding cold-shock protein, with amino-acid sequence MKEGTVKFFNNAKGFGFIKPEGSDEDVFVHASGLIDEVRENDRVEFETERGKKGINAINVRVID; translated from the coding sequence ATGAAAGAAGGAACAGTAAAATTTTTTAATAACGCTAAAGGTTTTGGATTTATTAAACCTGAAGGGTCTGACGAGGATGTTTTTGTACACGCAAGTGGTCTTATTGACGAAGTACGCGAAAACGACCGTGTAGAATTTGAAACCGAAAGAGGTAAAAAAGGAATCAACGCGATTAATGTACGTGTGATTGACTAA
- the treS gene encoding maltose alpha-D-glucosyltransferase, giving the protein MANILTEKDQKNWYKDAIIYELHIKAFFDSNGDGIGDFEGLLQKLDYLEDLGVTAIWLLPFYPSPLRDDGYDIADYYTINKSYGEIDDFKRFIEEAHNRGLKVITELVINHTSDQHEWFKLSRQAEKGSKYRDYYVWSDSVEKYKDARIIFTDTEPSNWTWDAEANAYYWHRFFSHQPDLNFDNPDVQEEVFNIMDYWCELGVDGFRLDAVPYLFERDGTNCENLPETHVFLKKLRARIDAKYDGKLLLAEANMWPEDSAAYFGDGDECHMNYHFPIMPRMFMSVKMEDRYPIIDIIDQTPEIPEACQWAIFLRNHDELTLEMVTDEERDYMYKVYSQDPKAKINVGIRRRLAPLLDNNRSKIELMNVLLFSLPGTPVLYYGDEIGMGDNFYLGDRDGVRTPMQWTADRNAGFSMANPQKLYLPTIIDPQYRAESVNVEAQQMNPSSLLWWMKRIMNMRKNFKAFGRGDIQFLAPSNAKILTFTRTYEDETILVVANLSRFSQAVELELEDYKDYIPVEVFSRNKFPKITANPYLFTLAPHGYYWFSLSKPEAEHQDRPLSQLKTKNWDTLFNTKNRKYLEEQLLPGYFKGKYWFGDRERTIQSMHITNFFDLPVENLQVKNLIVEVIFNEGLPEIYQLPVCFIENIHESLLEAVPQNGILAELILDSAEGLFVDAVYIEPFRSYLFYSLQHGKTLKLDKEALLFEKGTITPDADIEHVGSRLIETKQSNTSIIYDHRYFLKLYRRLDSTINPDAEIARYLTEVVKFEYTPDYMGSLIYATKHKNRAVLGMMQDLVSNTGTGWENTTDAAHRYMERVETQEHPQTPELDVSKRTKVLVFEDLNEQDQLLIDNIIPERLSLLGKRSAEMHIALSNLKGFMGVEQEEFSLHYQRSLYSALQSLTREAFEKLKKAIPTLPEAIKQEAKVVFARKGEVLSCFKRVFDHKIDTFKIRTHGDFQLQNLLWTGKDFIIINFEGDPSKAFSERRILRSGLRDVASMIRSLHYAAYSPILEQNYIDSYTPSDLEKWAEAWYYHTTRFYLNGYNETMQDSQLIPQNETDYKVVLNTFLLEKSLIELTTELENRPHWSLVALRGILAVLDSCKN; this is encoded by the coding sequence ATGGCAAACATACTCACCGAAAAAGATCAAAAAAACTGGTATAAAGATGCAATCATATATGAGTTACATATAAAAGCTTTTTTTGATAGCAACGGTGATGGCATTGGTGATTTTGAAGGCTTGTTACAGAAGTTAGATTATCTTGAAGATTTAGGGGTAACAGCAATTTGGTTACTCCCATTCTACCCCTCTCCACTACGTGATGACGGTTATGATATTGCAGATTACTACACCATTAATAAATCATATGGTGAGATTGATGACTTTAAACGCTTTATAGAAGAAGCTCACAATAGAGGATTAAAGGTAATTACAGAACTTGTTATCAATCATACATCAGATCAACATGAGTGGTTTAAATTATCACGACAAGCCGAAAAAGGTTCTAAATACAGAGATTATTATGTGTGGAGTGATTCAGTAGAAAAATACAAAGACGCACGTATCATTTTTACAGATACAGAACCCTCAAACTGGACCTGGGATGCCGAAGCAAATGCATATTATTGGCATCGTTTCTTCTCGCATCAACCTGATTTAAATTTTGATAATCCCGATGTACAGGAAGAGGTTTTTAATATTATGGATTACTGGTGTGAACTGGGTGTAGATGGTTTTAGACTGGATGCGGTTCCTTATCTATTTGAGCGAGACGGTACTAATTGTGAAAATTTACCCGAAACGCATGTTTTTCTAAAAAAACTAAGAGCACGTATAGATGCTAAATATGATGGTAAATTACTGCTTGCTGAAGCTAATATGTGGCCAGAGGATTCTGCTGCCTATTTTGGTGATGGTGATGAGTGCCATATGAATTATCACTTTCCTATTATGCCACGTATGTTTATGTCGGTTAAGATGGAAGACCGCTACCCTATTATAGACATTATAGATCAAACCCCAGAAATACCCGAAGCTTGCCAATGGGCAATTTTCTTAAGAAATCATGATGAGCTAACCTTAGAAATGGTTACCGATGAGGAACGGGATTATATGTATAAAGTATATTCTCAAGACCCTAAGGCAAAAATAAATGTGGGTATTAGAAGACGACTAGCTCCCTTACTCGATAATAACCGTAGCAAAATAGAATTGATGAATGTGCTGCTGTTTTCATTACCGGGAACACCGGTTCTCTATTATGGTGATGAGATTGGGATGGGTGACAATTTTTATTTAGGTGATCGCGACGGTGTGCGCACGCCCATGCAGTGGACTGCAGATCGTAATGCCGGATTTTCAATGGCAAATCCTCAGAAACTGTATTTACCTACTATTATTGATCCGCAGTATCGTGCAGAATCAGTTAACGTAGAAGCTCAGCAAATGAATCCATCTTCCCTCTTGTGGTGGATGAAGCGCATTATGAATATGCGAAAAAATTTCAAAGCATTTGGGCGTGGGGATATTCAGTTTTTAGCCCCTTCAAATGCCAAAATCCTTACATTTACACGTACTTACGAGGATGAAACGATTCTTGTAGTTGCCAATTTATCTCGTTTCTCACAAGCAGTAGAATTAGAACTTGAAGACTATAAAGATTACATACCGGTTGAAGTTTTTAGCCGAAATAAATTTCCGAAGATAACCGCTAACCCTTACCTATTCACGTTGGCTCCTCACGGGTATTATTGGTTCTCTTTAAGTAAACCCGAGGCAGAACATCAGGATAGACCGCTATCGCAATTAAAAACAAAAAATTGGGATACGTTATTCAATACCAAAAACAGAAAATACCTAGAAGAACAGCTACTTCCCGGCTATTTTAAAGGTAAATATTGGTTCGGTGATCGGGAGCGTACCATTCAATCTATGCATATCACTAATTTTTTTGATTTACCTGTGGAAAATTTACAGGTTAAAAATCTAATTGTTGAAGTGATTTTTAATGAAGGCTTACCTGAAATTTATCAATTACCGGTTTGCTTTATTGAAAATATACACGAGAGTTTATTAGAAGCTGTTCCTCAAAATGGAATTCTGGCAGAACTAATACTAGATTCAGCAGAAGGCCTGTTTGTAGATGCGGTGTATATTGAGCCATTTAGATCCTATTTATTTTACAGTTTGCAACACGGTAAAACGCTCAAATTAGACAAAGAAGCTCTTCTGTTTGAGAAAGGTACAATTACTCCTGATGCAGATATAGAGCACGTAGGGTCGCGACTTATAGAAACTAAACAAAGTAATACTTCTATAATTTATGATCACCGTTACTTTTTAAAATTATATAGAAGATTAGACAGTACCATAAATCCCGATGCTGAAATCGCTCGATATCTTACGGAAGTCGTAAAATTTGAATATACCCCAGATTATATGGGTAGCTTGATTTACGCAACAAAACATAAAAACAGAGCCGTTTTAGGAATGATGCAGGATTTGGTTAGTAACACCGGTACTGGTTGGGAAAATACGACAGATGCGGCCCACAGGTATATGGAGCGAGTTGAGACTCAGGAACATCCACAGACACCAGAACTTGATGTTTCTAAACGCACGAAGGTGCTTGTTTTTGAAGATTTGAATGAACAGGACCAACTCTTAATAGATAATATTATTCCTGAAAGGCTGAGTTTATTAGGTAAGCGTAGTGCAGAAATGCATATTGCGCTTTCAAATTTAAAAGGATTTATGGGCGTTGAGCAAGAAGAATTTTCTTTACACTACCAGCGATCATTGTATTCTGCTTTGCAGAGCCTTACGCGAGAGGCCTTTGAAAAATTGAAAAAAGCAATACCAACACTTCCGGAAGCTATAAAACAGGAAGCAAAAGTAGTTTTTGCTCGCAAAGGCGAGGTGCTTTCTTGTTTTAAACGTGTTTTTGATCACAAAATAGATACGTTTAAAATACGTACTCACGGTGATTTTCAGCTTCAGAATTTATTATGGACCGGGAAAGATTTTATCATCATCAATTTTGAAGGTGATCCTTCAAAAGCTTTTAGTGAGCGTCGTATACTTAGATCAGGCTTACGCGATGTCGCTTCAATGATTCGCTCATTACATTATGCTGCGTATTCGCCAATTTTAGAACAAAATTATATAGACTCGTACACTCCTTCAGATTTGGAGAAATGGGCCGAAGCATGGTATTATCATACGACCCGTTTTTATTTAAATGGTTATAATGAAACCATGCAAGATTCGCAATTAATACCGCAAAATGAAACTGACTATAAGGTGGTGCTCAACACTTTTTTACTAGAGAAATCACTTATAGAACTTACTACCGAATTAGAAAATAGACCACACTGGTCTCTGGTAGCATTACGCGGTATTCTGGCAGTTTTAGATAGCTGTAAAAATTAG
- a CDS encoding NAD(P)-dependent alcohol dehydrogenase, whose translation MSEVKAYGAADAKAELKQIIIERRDVKPRDVKIKITYCGVCHSDIHTVRNDWGGSKYPVVPGHEIIGKVLEVGNEVTNIKVGDTVGVGCMVDSCRECEPCKHDLEQFCEQGMVGTYNGKDKHLGGHTFGGYSEEIIVDNYYVLSVPENLDEKAVAPLLCAGITTFSPLNHWNVKKGDKVGVIGLGGLGHMGIKFAHAMGAHVVMITTSPEKGKDAKRLGADEVLISKDAEAMKQHNGTFDFLLNTVPVGHDTNPYLNLLKIDSTMCMVGAVEPLEPMHGGNLILGRKSIAGSLIGGIKETQEMLDFCGKHNIVSDIEIIDMNTINEAYERVIKGDVKYRFVIDMESLRKAE comes from the coding sequence ATGAGCGAAGTAAAAGCATATGGCGCAGCAGATGCCAAAGCGGAATTAAAACAAATAATAATTGAACGTAGAGACGTAAAGCCTCGTGACGTTAAAATTAAAATTACATATTGTGGTGTTTGCCACAGTGATATACATACGGTACGTAACGATTGGGGTGGTTCAAAATACCCTGTAGTTCCCGGGCACGAAATTATAGGTAAAGTACTTGAAGTAGGAAACGAGGTTACTAACATTAAAGTAGGTGACACGGTAGGTGTAGGATGTATGGTAGATTCTTGCCGTGAGTGCGAACCATGCAAACACGATTTAGAGCAATTTTGTGAGCAGGGAATGGTAGGTACTTATAACGGCAAAGATAAGCATCTAGGAGGGCATACCTTTGGTGGTTATTCTGAAGAAATCATTGTAGATAACTATTACGTTTTAAGCGTTCCTGAAAATCTAGACGAAAAAGCCGTAGCACCCTTATTATGTGCTGGTATTACCACATTTTCTCCACTAAATCACTGGAATGTGAAAAAAGGAGATAAAGTAGGCGTTATAGGTTTAGGTGGTTTAGGACATATGGGTATCAAATTTGCCCACGCTATGGGAGCACATGTTGTGATGATTACCACAAGTCCTGAAAAAGGTAAAGATGCAAAACGTTTAGGTGCTGATGAAGTGTTGATTTCTAAGGATGCCGAAGCAATGAAGCAACATAACGGTACTTTTGACTTCTTATTAAATACTGTACCTGTAGGACACGATACCAACCCGTATTTAAATTTACTTAAAATTGATTCTACAATGTGTATGGTAGGAGCTGTAGAGCCGCTCGAGCCTATGCATGGAGGTAACTTAATTTTAGGACGTAAAAGTATTGCAGGATCGCTAATAGGTGGAATAAAAGAAACTCAGGAAATGCTTGATTTCTGTGGAAAACACAATATTGTAAGTGATATTGAGATAATCGATATGAACACTATTAATGAAGCTTACGAACGCGTTATTAAGGGTGATGTAAAATATCGTTTTGTAATTGATATGGAATCTTTGCGTAAAGCGGAATAA
- a CDS encoding DMT family transporter: protein MTKKAIFAVVIAACIAGFNGILIKAMPSLTTGTIGWFRVGVPVLFLLPSLIYNREIKITGDYKMLILATVINAVRLYFYLVAFIYTSIGNAVVLFYVYPLFVTLIETLVYKSPIKRTQIYLMVLAFVGIAITYLNKPFSFESNDFVGMMASIMSAVGYAFFVCIFKRQTPNYNKKQLLFFQNLGGALLFLPFLFTMETPVPAQLGIAVFYALLIGIVVFSLFFFGLKHLNATTATSLMYLEVLSAVILSFLVLDEKLTWNTYLGGSLILISSFFISRLNRKVTS from the coding sequence GTGACTAAAAAAGCAATATTCGCAGTGGTAATAGCGGCCTGTATTGCAGGTTTTAATGGTATACTTATAAAAGCAATGCCTAGTTTAACAACGGGTACCATCGGCTGGTTTAGAGTTGGGGTACCCGTTCTTTTTTTACTTCCCTCTCTTATTTACAACAGAGAAATTAAGATTACAGGAGATTATAAAATGCTCATTCTTGCGACAGTGATTAATGCTGTACGCCTATATTTTTACCTAGTTGCCTTTATTTATACCTCAATTGGTAATGCGGTGGTTCTCTTTTATGTCTACCCATTATTTGTTACGCTTATTGAAACTTTAGTTTATAAATCTCCAATAAAAAGAACTCAGATATATTTAATGGTTCTCGCCTTTGTGGGCATAGCTATTACCTATCTCAACAAGCCATTTAGTTTTGAATCTAATGATTTTGTAGGGATGATGGCATCTATTATGTCTGCTGTAGGTTATGCTTTTTTTGTTTGTATTTTTAAACGACAGACCCCAAACTATAATAAAAAACAATTACTTTTCTTTCAAAATTTAGGTGGAGCCTTATTATTTCTACCCTTTTTGTTTACTATGGAAACACCCGTACCGGCACAATTAGGAATTGCAGTTTTTTATGCATTACTCATTGGTATCGTTGTTTTTAGTTTGTTTTTCTTTGGTTTAAAACATTTAAACGCCACAACAGCAACTTCATTAATGTATCTAGAAGTTTTAAGTGCTGTGATTCTAAGTTTTTTAGTTTTAGATGAGAAACTAACGTGGAATACCTACCTAGGAGGAAGTTTAATTTTAATAAGTAGTTTCTTTATTTCCCGTCTCAACCGAAAGGTTACTTCCTAA
- a CDS encoding KTSC domain-containing protein, with translation MKRITAYRKLFNTDKNADLKQLKTAYRNLVKEWHPDKFQDGDVLKEEAELKSREIIDGYHFLVSIAPETTAANLENYTAVINSEGIVDYQHKGVLLEITFTDGSTYEYFGVPRNVFLKFHNAGNQVRFAKRNIYTSYTYRKSKRELQEA, from the coding sequence ATGAAACGTATTACAGCCTACCGAAAATTATTTAACACAGATAAGAATGCTGATCTTAAGCAACTTAAAACGGCTTACCGGAATCTTGTAAAAGAATGGCATCCAGATAAATTTCAGGATGGTGACGTACTAAAAGAAGAAGCAGAGTTAAAAAGTCGGGAGATTATAGATGGATATCACTTTTTAGTAAGTATCGCTCCAGAAACTACAGCTGCCAATTTAGAAAATTATACAGCAGTAATTAATTCTGAAGGTATTGTTGATTATCAGCATAAGGGAGTTCTTCTTGAAATTACCTTTACAGATGGCAGTACCTATGAGTATTTTGGTGTACCGCGTAATGTCTTTTTAAAGTTTCACAATGCAGGTAATCAAGTGCGTTTTGCAAAACGTAATATTTACACAAGCTATACCTATCGCAAATCTAAACGCGAATTGCAGGAAGCATAA
- a CDS encoding MBL fold metallo-hydrolase produces the protein MMFKQFGGKITAELKARYEKSPNWRNGSFQNLEETSMDVGITEMPGLLYKLFFEKDPQAAPNQDLAIESFDLDAFLKPSDDIKYIWYGHGVYLMRINNKTLLIDPMLGPDSSPISPAKTRRFSANPLDLIDDFPEIDLMLLTHDHYDHLDLASIRKLIPKIKSYYVALGCGRHLEAWGVPNHKITEFDWWDVSIFSGIKITFTPSRHFSGRGLRDRAKSLWGGWVFKTATQNLFHSGDGGFGAHFKDIGEKLGPFDFGFIECGQYGEKWSQIHMFPRESVIAAIDAKVKIATPYHWAGFKLAFHSWTEPADLFVRYAIENNLNYTLPRLGQLMHLNNTCQTHMWWKDLD, from the coding sequence ATGATGTTTAAACAATTTGGTGGTAAAATTACTGCAGAATTAAAAGCCAGATACGAGAAGTCTCCAAATTGGCGCAATGGCAGCTTTCAAAATTTAGAAGAAACTTCAATGGATGTAGGTATTACTGAAATGCCTGGACTGTTATATAAATTATTCTTTGAGAAAGACCCTCAGGCTGCTCCTAATCAAGATTTAGCAATTGAAAGTTTTGATTTAGATGCATTCTTAAAACCTTCAGACGATATAAAATATATTTGGTATGGGCACGGGGTTTATCTAATGCGTATAAATAACAAAACACTTTTAATAGATCCTATGCTAGGACCGGATTCTTCACCTATCTCTCCGGCGAAAACACGACGTTTTTCGGCAAATCCACTAGACCTAATTGATGATTTCCCCGAAATAGATCTGATGCTGTTAACGCACGACCACTATGATCATTTAGATTTAGCCAGTATTAGAAAACTTATCCCAAAGATTAAATCCTATTATGTCGCCCTGGGTTGTGGGCGACACCTGGAAGCCTGGGGTGTTCCTAATCATAAAATCACAGAATTTGACTGGTGGGATGTTTCAATTTTTAGTGGTATTAAAATTACGTTTACCCCAAGCCGACACTTTTCGGGACGGGGTTTACGGGATCGTGCTAAATCTCTTTGGGGTGGTTGGGTTTTTAAGACAGCTACCCAAAACCTGTTTCATTCTGGTGATGGGGGATTTGGAGCTCATTTTAAAGATATAGGAGAGAAATTAGGACCTTTTGATTTTGGATTTATTGAATGCGGTCAATACGGAGAGAAATGGAGCCAGATTCATATGTTTCCTAGAGAAAGTGTTATAGCTGCAATAGACGCAAAAGTAAAAATTGCCACGCCTTATCATTGGGCAGGATTTAAATTAGCCTTTCACAGTTGGACAGAACCAGCTGATTTGTTTGTAAGGTATGCGATAGAAAATAATTTAAACTACACATTACCCAGACTGGGACAGCTTATGCATCTAAATAATACCTGTCAAACTCATATGTGGTGGAAAGATTTAGACTAG
- a CDS encoding PepSY-associated TM helix domain-containing protein — MPSQQKRKNQAKILRQFRAVHRAMGAVLFVFFFIISVSGLLLGVKKNSGDVLLPKTQTGTTSDLSRWLPLSELKEKAMTVLRESISPELSQELDRIDVRNEKGIVKFIFANHYYGIQLDGATGAVLSIGKRRSDVVENIHDGSIIDSYLGTGGYVKLIYTLIMSLSLILFTITGFWLWYGPKRMRKSRS; from the coding sequence ATGCCTTCACAACAAAAAAGAAAGAATCAGGCTAAGATACTCAGGCAATTTCGCGCTGTACATAGAGCAATGGGAGCGGTGTTGTTTGTATTCTTTTTTATTATTTCAGTTTCAGGATTACTTTTAGGTGTTAAAAAGAATAGCGGAGATGTATTACTACCTAAAACTCAAACGGGCACTACTTCAGATTTAAGTCGCTGGTTACCATTATCAGAGCTAAAAGAAAAAGCAATGACTGTACTAAGAGAATCAATATCACCAGAATTATCTCAAGAATTAGATAGGATAGATGTGCGGAATGAAAAAGGTATTGTCAAATTTATCTTTGCCAATCACTATTACGGTATTCAATTAGATGGCGCCACGGGAGCTGTTTTAAGCATAGGAAAGCGTAGATCTGATGTGGTAGAAAATATTCACGACGGCTCTATAATTGATAGTTATTTAGGTACCGGCGGATATGTAAAACTTATTTATACGCTTATTATGAGTCTCTCTTTAATTTTATTTACCATTACCGGCTTCTGGTTATGGTATGGTCCTAAACGTATGCGAAAATCCAGATCTTAA
- a CDS encoding pseudouridine synthase: MTDHSHYLLFKPYGYISQISSNDERQARKKKFLAELYHWPDGIMPIGRLDEKSEGLLLMTTDGKLSDYINRSGIEKEYYALVDGDPSEETLDLLRRGIEIGFDGKKYTTKPAAVRRLQEKPNFPERTKKIRDARHGPTTWLSITIKEGKFRQVRKMTSAIDCPTLRLVRVRVGDLKLENMKPGVVLIWDGEI, encoded by the coding sequence TTGACAGATCATTCTCATTACTTACTTTTTAAACCTTACGGATATATTAGCCAAATAAGCAGTAATGATGAGCGTCAGGCTCGCAAAAAAAAATTTCTCGCAGAACTATATCATTGGCCTGATGGTATTATGCCCATTGGCCGTCTAGACGAGAAATCTGAAGGTTTATTGTTGATGACTACAGACGGTAAACTAAGTGATTACATAAACCGAAGCGGCATTGAAAAGGAATATTATGCGCTTGTAGATGGTGATCCTAGCGAAGAAACACTTGATTTATTACGCAGGGGCATTGAAATAGGTTTTGACGGAAAAAAATATACGACAAAACCGGCGGCTGTTAGGCGTCTTCAGGAAAAACCAAATTTTCCGGAACGCACAAAGAAAATACGCGATGCGCGCCACGGCCCTACAACCTGGTTAAGTATCACCATAAAAGAAGGAAAATTTAGACAGGTGCGTAAAATGACATCGGCTATAGATTGTCCTACATTACGCCTGGTACGCGTGCGCGTAGGTGATTTAAAATTAGAGAATATGAAGCCCGGTGTAGTTTTGATTTGGGATGGGGAAATATAG